The following are encoded together in the Bacillus sp. V2I10 genome:
- a CDS encoding MFS transporter → MKAKQGKANMFAIALIPLVMVLGNSMLVPVLPTMKSKLDLSQFQVSLIITMFSLAAGLIIPFVGYLSDRFGRKWIIVASLVIYGIGGIISGLAAWLMDNSYMIILIGRIIQGIGAAGTSPIAMALIGDIYSGAQESKALGIIESTNGLGKILSPIIGSLIALIIWYAVFFTFPILCFATALFVWFGVKEKKKKNGKPLPEYLGDLKQIFKQKGKWLIPSFFVGSVGLFILFGVLFYLSDILEESFKIDGIIKGLILAIPLLGMVVTSYITGAKIKQNKPLIRRIMVIGLLILTGSMLAVSFFQQIYLMIGLLTLGSIGTGLLLPCLNTLITGAVDKAERGMITSLYGSVRFLGVAFGPPLFSWLMKISHKTVFFSMAGLSMLTLILAFFFIKPDKSKKGETGSSQQFPSLFKKREKLPTA, encoded by the coding sequence ATGAAAGCAAAACAAGGAAAGGCAAACATGTTTGCTATCGCCCTTATCCCATTGGTAATGGTATTGGGCAATTCGATGTTAGTACCTGTACTTCCCACCATGAAATCAAAATTGGACTTATCCCAGTTTCAAGTTAGTCTCATCATCACGATGTTCTCGCTTGCTGCAGGTTTGATTATTCCTTTTGTTGGCTATTTATCTGATCGTTTTGGTCGTAAGTGGATCATTGTTGCGTCATTAGTGATCTATGGCATCGGAGGTATCATCTCAGGGTTAGCAGCTTGGTTAATGGATAATTCCTATATGATTATCCTCATAGGAAGAATTATTCAAGGAATTGGAGCAGCTGGAACCTCTCCAATCGCGATGGCATTAATCGGTGATATTTATTCAGGTGCACAGGAAAGTAAAGCACTTGGTATTATTGAATCTACGAATGGGTTAGGAAAAATCCTATCGCCTATCATTGGATCTCTCATAGCTCTTATTATCTGGTATGCAGTATTTTTCACCTTTCCAATTCTTTGCTTTGCAACAGCTCTCTTTGTATGGTTTGGCGTGAAAGAAAAGAAAAAAAAGAATGGGAAACCTCTGCCTGAGTATCTCGGGGACTTGAAGCAAATATTTAAACAGAAAGGAAAATGGCTGATTCCTTCATTTTTTGTGGGATCAGTAGGCTTGTTTATCCTTTTTGGCGTTTTGTTTTATTTGTCAGATATCTTGGAAGAATCATTTAAGATTGACGGAATTATTAAGGGGTTAATTTTAGCAATTCCATTGTTGGGGATGGTGGTAACATCTTATATTACCGGTGCAAAAATAAAACAGAACAAACCGTTAATTCGAAGAATAATGGTAATAGGGCTTCTAATTTTAACCGGCTCAATGTTGGCTGTATCTTTCTTTCAACAAATATATCTTATGATTGGGCTTTTAACGCTGGGCAGTATCGGTACAGGCCTATTGCTTCCTTGTTTGAACACGTTAATCACAGGAGCTGTTGATAAAGCTGAAAGAGGAATGATTACTTCTTTATATGGAAGTGTTCGATTTCTCGGGGTAGCATTTGGTCCGCCACTTTTTAGCTGGTTGATGAAAATTTCTCATAAGACGGTATTTTTCAGTATGGCAGGTTTAAGCATGCTGACCTTAATTTTAGCTTTTTTTTTCATTAAACCAGATAAAAGTAAAAAAGGGGAAACAGGCAGCAGCCAACAATTTCCATCCCTCTTTAAAAAAAGGGAGAAGTTACCAACAGCTTGA
- a CDS encoding DUF441 domain-containing protein produces the protein MSSGELSLVILIIIGLIGRSPIIATAASLLLVLKLSSLERYFPMLERRGLELGLMFLTISVLVPFASGKITGKDLLLLLTTLSGAVALAGGALATYMNGKGLEMLRVEPHMVVGLVVGSIIGIVFLRGIPVGPLMAAAITALLMKIIYLISKVF, from the coding sequence ATATCTTCAGGAGAATTATCACTAGTAATTCTCATTATCATAGGCTTAATTGGCCGTTCTCCAATAATTGCCACAGCTGCCAGCTTATTGTTGGTGTTAAAATTATCTTCCCTGGAGCGTTATTTTCCAATGTTAGAACGGCGCGGCTTGGAACTAGGGCTAATGTTTTTAACGATATCTGTTCTAGTACCGTTTGCAAGCGGGAAAATTACCGGGAAAGACCTCTTGCTCCTTCTTACGACACTTTCGGGAGCGGTTGCTTTGGCAGGAGGAGCGCTTGCTACATATATGAACGGAAAAGGATTGGAAATGCTTCGGGTAGAACCTCATATGGTCGTCGGTCTTGTTGTTGGTTCCATTATCGGAATCGTGTTCTTGCGAGGGATTCCAGTCGGCCCTTTAATGGCAGCTGCAATCACTGCCCTGTTAATGAAAATCATCTATTTAATATCAAAAGTTTTTTAG
- a CDS encoding 2-phosphosulfolactate phosphatase, producing the protein MRIDTVSTVEEIRPEQHVNGRTVIVIDVLRASSTIVTALDSGFASVIPVGSAKEALALRSLETVIAGEKHCKKVDGFDYNNSPVILRKKDHGGKHLVLTTTNGTKAVEKATQADCLLIGCFLNSSACLSAALAQNRDITLYCAGTRNQFALEDSLAAGLMVHLAKLKSSSIETCDFSDAMEASFLQLAHQLPELLFTTTTGKRLVKNNHSEDILYCGQIDISQIVPIAKGNRILSLSDT; encoded by the coding sequence TTGCGAATAGATACTGTCTCAACAGTTGAAGAAATTAGGCCTGAACAACATGTGAACGGCCGAACGGTAATCGTCATTGATGTTCTTAGAGCATCGAGCACAATTGTTACAGCTTTAGACTCCGGTTTCGCTTCTGTTATTCCTGTTGGATCTGCTAAAGAGGCATTAGCTTTACGTTCTTTAGAGACGGTCATTGCAGGAGAAAAACATTGCAAAAAAGTTGATGGTTTTGACTACAATAATTCACCTGTGATCCTGAGAAAGAAAGATCATGGGGGAAAACACCTTGTTCTTACTACTACAAATGGGACTAAGGCAGTTGAAAAAGCAACTCAGGCAGATTGCCTGTTAATTGGCTGTTTTCTTAATTCCTCAGCCTGTCTCAGCGCTGCATTAGCTCAAAATCGCGATATTACATTATATTGCGCGGGAACCCGAAATCAATTTGCATTAGAAGATAGCCTTGCAGCAGGTTTAATGGTTCACTTAGCAAAACTAAAGTCTTCTTCTATCGAGACCTGTGATTTTTCAGATGCAATGGAAGCCAGCTTCCTTCAGCTTGCTCACCAGCTTCCTGAGCTTCTCTTTACTACCACTACTGGAAAACGATTAGTCAAGAATAATCATTCTGAAGATATTCTTTACTGCGGTCAAATAGATATATCGCAAATTGTTCCAATTGCTAAAGGAAATAGAATACTTTCATTATCGGACACATAA
- a CDS encoding bifunctional oligoribonuclease/PAP phosphatase NrnA, translated as MENIKKKITNAIKTHPTIIIHRHINPDLDAMGSQAGLQRTLQHSFPDKKIYATGNDEKSLLFINKMDVIPDAAYKEALVIVCDTADTSRICDQRFSKGALLIKIDHHPDHEQFGDLSWVDPSYSSASEMLVDLFLENSEVFQMNKEAAGALYTGIIGDTGRLLNGTVSPRTLKAVKALRKFHFQPERIHNHLNKKSSGVTRLREAILMTFKVTDHGVAYVHLTEEKLAAYGVDRAEAANLVNVLSSMARVRIWVFFIEYPNEIRVRIRSRNIPIDDIARMFGGGGHTFAAGASIDSWKKADEVIEALDGKT; from the coding sequence ATGGAGAATATTAAAAAGAAAATAACAAATGCCATCAAAACCCATCCGACCATCATCATCCACCGCCACATCAACCCCGACCTCGACGCCATGGGATCGCAGGCAGGATTGCAAAGAACGCTTCAACATTCTTTCCCTGACAAAAAAATATACGCCACCGGAAACGATGAGAAAAGTCTTCTCTTCATCAATAAGATGGACGTAATCCCGGATGCAGCATACAAAGAAGCTTTAGTCATTGTCTGTGACACGGCCGATACTTCTCGCATTTGCGACCAGCGATTTTCCAAAGGAGCCCTGCTGATTAAAATTGATCATCACCCTGATCATGAACAATTCGGTGATCTCTCATGGGTAGATCCTTCGTACAGCTCGGCCAGTGAGATGCTTGTTGATTTGTTTTTAGAGAACTCAGAGGTTTTTCAAATGAACAAAGAAGCAGCCGGAGCATTGTATACCGGGATTATTGGAGATACTGGACGTTTGCTGAACGGGACTGTTTCCCCTCGTACTTTGAAGGCCGTAAAGGCATTGAGGAAGTTTCATTTTCAGCCTGAACGGATTCATAATCATTTAAATAAGAAAAGCAGCGGTGTTACTCGTCTTCGCGAGGCGATTTTAATGACTTTTAAGGTGACGGATCATGGGGTTGCCTATGTTCATTTAACGGAGGAAAAATTGGCTGCTTACGGGGTGGACCGTGCGGAAGCGGCTAATCTTGTGAATGTCCTGTCTTCGATGGCACGAGTGAGAATCTGGGTCTTTTTTATTGAATATCCGAATGAAATTCGTGTAAGAATCCGTTCAAGGAATATTCCGATTGATGACATCGCCCGTATGTTTGGCGGCGGAGGGCATACTTTCGCAGCAGGAGCATCGATTGATTCCTGGAAAAAAGCGGATGAAGTGATTGAAGCTTTGGATGGTAAAACTTAA
- a CDS encoding DUF3934 family protein yields the protein MGKAKAKTKSSKGGTGGGTGKKGWNRWQASANKKKSFKPYTSKGTKQQDDGKGSKE from the coding sequence ATGGGTAAAGCTAAAGCTAAAACGAAGAGCAGTAAAGGCGGGACAGGCGGCGGAACAGGCAAAAAAGGCTGGAACCGCTGGCAGGCAAGTGCCAATAAAAAGAAGAGCTTTAAGCCTTATACAAGTAAGGGCACTAAACAGCAGGACGATGGAAAAGGCTCAAAAGAATAA
- a CDS encoding MEDS domain-containing protein: MKSKMNQLFEDQRNVHVLYSYSGTKNYIDQVVSYIQDGILAGDYVILIENERVYRAIRNELSTRLTKNQMEFVHYVNNFDFYYSSGSYHPPAIVEYFNKTVQPYVENKISFRSWAHVEWATMGDPLHLISDLEKVVDEAVNQLSFPLICAYEAERMPDYLKTILMETHPYVLMEEFRHPIYYV; encoded by the coding sequence TTGAAGAGCAAAATGAACCAGTTGTTTGAGGACCAAAGGAATGTTCATGTGCTGTATTCCTATAGTGGAACGAAGAATTACATAGATCAGGTTGTGAGTTATATCCAGGATGGCATTTTAGCGGGAGATTACGTTATTCTTATTGAAAATGAACGTGTTTACCGTGCGATTCGCAATGAACTGAGCACTCGGTTAACAAAAAATCAAATGGAATTCGTTCACTATGTAAACAACTTCGATTTCTATTATTCAAGCGGCAGTTATCATCCTCCTGCAATCGTTGAATACTTTAATAAAACCGTACAGCCATATGTGGAAAATAAAATTTCTTTCCGTTCATGGGCACATGTAGAGTGGGCCACTATGGGAGATCCGCTGCATCTAATAAGTGATTTAGAGAAAGTAGTAGACGAAGCTGTAAACCAGCTGTCGTTTCCGTTAATTTGTGCGTACGAAGCAGAGAGAATGCCAGACTATCTTAAAACAATTTTAATGGAAACACATCCCTATGTGTTAATGGAAGAATTCAGACATCCGATTTACTATGTATAG
- a CDS encoding helix-turn-helix domain-containing protein, with protein sequence MSDPLRTEIKERIINHDYHCEKEYTLSIISGKWKVVILWHLGVEGPHRFSELQRLFPKISHKILTNQLRELIDDGIVHREVYPEIPPKVEYSMTDLGMTLLPIVEMMYDWGKKRIDQIKQENNYSE encoded by the coding sequence ATGTCAGATCCATTAAGAACAGAGATTAAAGAGAGAATAATAAATCATGATTATCATTGTGAAAAAGAATATACCTTATCAATTATTAGCGGAAAGTGGAAAGTTGTTATTTTATGGCATTTAGGAGTAGAAGGGCCACACCGCTTCAGCGAACTTCAAAGGCTTTTTCCGAAAATATCCCATAAGATATTAACAAACCAATTACGCGAGCTCATAGATGATGGAATTGTTCATAGAGAAGTGTATCCAGAAATTCCTCCGAAAGTCGAATACTCAATGACTGACCTTGGGATGACGTTATTACCAATTGTTGAAATGATGTATGATTGGGGAAAAAAACGAATAGATCAAATTAAACAAGAAAACAACTATTCTGAATAA
- a CDS encoding DJ-1/PfpI family protein — protein MSKKALLIIPPERFNEDELFQPKEALENAGIEVTIASTKTGEITGDYQGKTNAEVIFSEVAATEYDTLAVIGGSGTNDHLWENQELLSYLKQAHEQNILVTGICAGAVTVAKTGLLSDRKASCYPVDVQKNELKAHNVEYVEQHVVAYNDIITGDGPDGAKEFGKSLVEALS, from the coding sequence ATGAGTAAAAAAGCTTTATTAATTATACCACCAGAACGGTTTAATGAAGATGAATTATTTCAACCTAAAGAGGCGCTTGAAAATGCAGGGATTGAAGTAACAATTGCAAGCACAAAAACAGGTGAAATTACTGGTGACTATCAAGGCAAGACAAACGCTGAAGTGATCTTCTCTGAGGTTGCAGCAACTGAATACGATACTCTTGCTGTCATTGGGGGATCCGGTACGAACGATCATTTATGGGAAAATCAAGAATTACTAAGCTACTTGAAACAAGCTCATGAACAAAATATTCTTGTAACAGGAATTTGTGCTGGAGCTGTGACTGTAGCTAAAACAGGTTTATTGTCAGATCGAAAAGCATCATGCTACCCAGTTGATGTGCAAAAGAATGAATTAAAAGCTCATAACGTAGAATATGTTGAACAACATGTCGTAGCATATAATGATATTATCACAGGCGATGGTCCAGATGGTGCGAAAGAATTTGGAAAGAGTCTGGTTGAAGCATTAAGTTAG
- a CDS encoding VOC family protein yields MTLRMSPYLMMNGNAKEAIQFYEKALDGKVLFNQTFGEMPENPEFPLPEEAKELVSHAMIKVGETDLMFSDMFPGQTSQIGDQVTICISTNDIEKSKQIFESLKQDGQVKMPLQEAFFSPAYGIVTDKFGVTFQIYTEGEK; encoded by the coding sequence ATGACATTGCGAATGTCCCCCTATTTAATGATGAACGGAAATGCAAAGGAAGCGATCCAATTTTACGAAAAAGCATTGGACGGGAAAGTCCTCTTTAACCAGACTTTTGGAGAAATGCCAGAAAATCCAGAATTCCCTTTACCTGAAGAAGCAAAGGAACTAGTGTCACATGCAATGATAAAAGTTGGCGAAACGGACCTCATGTTTTCAGATATGTTTCCAGGTCAAACCAGTCAAATTGGAGATCAGGTTACAATCTGTATTTCAACGAACGACATCGAAAAATCTAAACAAATCTTTGAATCCCTAAAGCAAGACGGACAAGTGAAAATGCCGTTGCAGGAAGCTTTTTTTAGCCCTGCTTATGGGATTGTAACGGACAAGTTCGGTGTAACGTTTCAAATTTACACAGAGGGCGAAAAATAA
- a CDS encoding aldo/keto reductase — MMNNLQSTTTLHNGVKMPWFGLGVFKVEEGPELVNAVKAAIKHGYRSIDTAAIYENEEGVGQGIREGIAEAGIRREDLFVTSKVWNADLGYDKTLAAYETSLTKLGLDYLDLYLIHWPAEGKYKEAWRALETLYKSGKLRAIGVSNFQTHHLESLMEDAEIKPMINQVEFHPRLTQKNLLSFCREHGIQLEAWSPLMQGQLLDHPQLQGIANKYKKSNAQIILRWDLQNGVITIPKSTKEERIIQNAAIFDFELTEEDMALIDGLNKNERVGPDPDNFDF; from the coding sequence ATGATGAACAACTTACAAAGTACAACAACGCTGCATAACGGTGTGAAAATGCCATGGTTCGGGCTTGGCGTATTTAAAGTAGAAGAAGGACCAGAGCTTGTAAATGCCGTAAAAGCAGCCATTAAACATGGATACCGCAGTATTGATACGGCGGCTATTTATGAAAACGAAGAAGGCGTTGGACAAGGAATACGTGAAGGGATAGCTGAAGCTGGTATCCGGAGAGAGGATCTATTTGTCACATCGAAGGTCTGGAACGCGGATTTAGGTTACGATAAAACACTTGCAGCTTATGAAACGAGCTTAACTAAACTCGGTTTAGACTACTTGGATTTGTACTTGATTCACTGGCCGGCAGAAGGCAAATATAAGGAAGCATGGAGAGCGCTTGAAACTCTTTATAAGAGTGGAAAATTAAGAGCGATAGGCGTAAGCAATTTCCAAACTCATCATTTGGAAAGCCTGATGGAAGATGCGGAAATCAAACCAATGATTAACCAAGTGGAATTCCATCCGCGTCTGACTCAAAAAAATCTTCTATCGTTTTGCAGGGAACATGGTATTCAGCTTGAAGCATGGTCTCCTTTGATGCAGGGCCAATTATTGGATCATCCGCAGCTGCAGGGAATTGCAAATAAATACAAGAAATCAAATGCCCAAATCATTCTGCGCTGGGACCTTCAAAACGGAGTGATCACAATTCCAAAATCAACAAAGGAAGAACGCATCATCCAGAATGCAGCGATCTTTGATTTTGAGTTAACAGAAGAGGACATGGCTCTTATTGATGGACTGAATAAAAATGAACGAGTTGGTCCTGATCCTGACAATTTTGATTTTTAA
- a CDS encoding MFS transporter, giving the protein MTLDKKRSTLALLALAVSAFAIGTTEFISVGLLPMISEDLAIPVTTAGLTVSLYAVGVMFGAPILTSLTSNMSRKTLLLWIMIVFLIGNSLSAGATSIGVLLAGRIIAALSHGVFMSIGSTIAADLVPENRRASAISIMFTGLTVATVTGVPFGTFIGQQFGWRLAFIVIIIIGLAALIANSILVPSDLKKGNRTTFGDQLKLVKNGRLLLVFMITALGYGGTFVVFTYLSPLLQNVTGFKEGTVAIILLVYGIAIAIGNMIGGKLSNKNPIKALFYMFIVQAIVLFVLTFTAPFKIAGLLTILLMGLFAFMNVPGLQVYVVMLAERFVPSAVDVASAINIAAFNAGIAIGAFLGGIITDSIGLIHTAWIGGFMVLGAVILTGWSRALESKDQKMKGQKLAG; this is encoded by the coding sequence ATGACTTTAGATAAAAAAAGAAGTACACTCGCGCTGCTAGCATTAGCAGTCAGTGCTTTTGCCATTGGCACAACCGAATTTATCAGCGTCGGCTTGCTTCCGATGATTTCTGAGGATTTAGCCATACCTGTTACAACTGCAGGATTAACCGTTTCTTTATATGCAGTGGGGGTCATGTTCGGGGCACCGATTCTGACATCACTCACATCAAACATGTCACGCAAAACGTTATTGCTTTGGATTATGATTGTTTTTCTTATCGGAAATAGTCTATCTGCAGGAGCTACAAGCATTGGGGTTTTATTAGCCGGACGTATTATCGCCGCACTTTCACATGGTGTGTTTATGTCGATCGGTTCAACGATTGCAGCCGATCTAGTACCTGAAAACCGCCGGGCAAGTGCAATTTCCATCATGTTTACCGGTCTGACAGTCGCAACTGTAACAGGAGTTCCGTTTGGAACATTTATTGGCCAGCAATTTGGCTGGAGACTTGCATTTATTGTGATTATTATTATTGGGCTGGCTGCACTTATTGCAAACAGCATTCTAGTGCCGTCTGATTTGAAAAAAGGCAATCGCACAACATTTGGCGATCAGCTGAAGCTAGTAAAGAACGGCCGTCTGCTGCTTGTCTTTATGATTACAGCTCTTGGATACGGCGGAACATTCGTTGTCTTTACGTACCTATCACCGCTGCTTCAAAATGTAACAGGTTTTAAAGAAGGAACAGTAGCGATTATTTTACTTGTTTATGGAATTGCGATCGCCATCGGAAATATGATTGGCGGAAAGCTATCGAATAAAAATCCGATTAAGGCCTTATTCTATATGTTTATTGTGCAGGCTATCGTACTCTTTGTGTTAACCTTTACGGCTCCATTCAAAATTGCAGGTTTGCTGACGATCTTATTGATGGGACTATTTGCTTTCATGAACGTGCCTGGATTGCAGGTTTATGTCGTCATGCTTGCGGAGCGCTTTGTGCCAAGTGCCGTTGATGTGGCATCTGCAATTAATATTGCTGCGTTTAATGCAGGAATTGCGATCGGCGCTTTCTTGGGAGGAATTATTACGGATTCAATTGGCCTGATTCACACTGCTTGGATCGGAGGATTCATGGTTTTGGGCGCCGTTATTCTTACGGGCTGGAGCCGTGCACTAGAGAGTAAAGATCAGAAAATGAAAGGGCAAAAACTAGCCGGATAA
- a CDS encoding helix-turn-helix domain-containing protein — MQKKYNIPVEATLEIIGGKWKCVILCHLTHGKKRTNELKRLMPNITQKMLTQQLRELEDDGVINRIVHQQIPPKVEYELSEYGFSLQSILDSLCAWGEGHITKVYGDKSAVLEESILNK, encoded by the coding sequence ATGCAAAAAAAATACAATATACCTGTTGAAGCAACACTTGAAATTATTGGCGGCAAGTGGAAATGCGTTATTCTCTGTCACTTGACTCACGGCAAAAAACGGACAAACGAATTGAAGCGCCTGATGCCAAACATTACGCAAAAAATGCTGACACAGCAATTGAGGGAACTTGAAGATGATGGCGTCATTAACCGGATTGTCCATCAGCAGATTCCTCCCAAAGTTGAATATGAGCTCAGCGAATACGGCTTTAGCCTGCAGTCGATTCTAGATTCTCTCTGTGCCTGGGGAGAAGGCCATATTACGAAGGTGTATGGGGATAAATCGGCGGTTCTTGAGGAAAGTATTTTGAATAAGTAA
- a CDS encoding DUF805 domain-containing protein — MQWYLHVLKNYAVFQGRARRKEFWMFFLMNLIVTLILTVVESITGLTDILVGIYSLIVLLPSLAVGVRRLHDTGRTGWWLLINLIPIIGSIVIIVFSCQDSQPNANKYGPNPKM, encoded by the coding sequence ATGCAATGGTACCTGCATGTGTTAAAAAATTATGCCGTTTTTCAAGGCCGTGCAAGACGGAAGGAATTCTGGATGTTTTTTTTGATGAATCTGATTGTCACCCTAATTTTAACTGTCGTTGAGTCAATCACCGGTCTGACTGACATCCTGGTTGGAATTTATTCTCTTATCGTTCTTTTACCTTCATTGGCAGTTGGAGTCCGCAGATTACATGATACCGGCAGAACTGGATGGTGGCTATTAATCAACCTTATCCCGATCATTGGATCAATTGTGATTATTGTGTTCAGTTGTCAAGATAGTCAGCCGAATGCAAATAAATATGGACCAAATCCTAAGATGTAA
- a CDS encoding nucleoside hydrolase, whose product MALKVLLFGDFGIDDIVALIYGVLHEEIEIVGVVADYGNIPRKNAMASVQYLHNLFKQSDLIPIFEGAELPMTGENPTYYPEIHGEYGMGPIIPEQEYSGKGDNFLEIAKLIEAHGKDLTIISIGRLTSLATMFIHYRTLMNSVKAFYVMGGAFWVPGNVTPVSEANFHADPVAATVVLNHAINLTIIPLNVTERAIVSQEMVDYIASMGKAKILKPLLDYYFAFYKKRNPAAPGSPVHDALTIMAPLHPEMLSYRSLPVYVVQSKDGIERGHSIADIRPYVKIGEKEKKHRIAFELNYSLFFSKFMSTMTGERF is encoded by the coding sequence GTGGCGTTAAAGGTCTTGCTGTTTGGGGATTTCGGCATTGATGACATTGTTGCCCTTATATATGGAGTGCTGCATGAGGAGATCGAAATCGTTGGGGTTGTAGCTGATTACGGGAACATTCCAAGAAAAAATGCAATGGCCAGCGTTCAGTATTTGCACAATTTATTTAAACAATCTGATCTAATCCCTATTTTTGAAGGGGCAGAGCTTCCGATGACTGGAGAAAATCCGACCTATTATCCAGAAATTCACGGGGAATACGGAATGGGCCCTATTATTCCTGAGCAGGAGTATTCCGGCAAGGGCGATAACTTTCTGGAAATAGCAAAGCTTATTGAAGCTCATGGAAAAGATTTGACCATTATCAGCATTGGCAGGCTAACATCACTTGCTACCATGTTTATTCACTATAGAACGTTAATGAACAGCGTAAAAGCATTTTATGTCATGGGAGGAGCTTTTTGGGTGCCTGGAAATGTGACACCTGTGTCAGAGGCTAATTTCCATGCAGATCCTGTTGCAGCCACAGTGGTTCTGAATCACGCAATCAATCTGACGATTATCCCATTGAATGTAACCGAACGAGCCATTGTCAGCCAGGAAATGGTCGATTACATTGCAAGCATGGGGAAAGCCAAAATTCTAAAGCCTCTGCTTGACTACTATTTTGCTTTTTACAAAAAAAGAAATCCGGCTGCACCAGGCAGTCCTGTTCATGATGCCTTAACGATTATGGCTCCGCTTCATCCGGAAATGCTGAGCTACAGATCATTGCCCGTTTATGTTGTCCAATCAAAGGATGGGATAGAAAGAGGCCACAGTATTGCAGATATCAGACCCTATGTGAAAATCGGGGAAAAAGAGAAAAAACACCGTATCGCATTTGAACTCAATTACAGTCTGTTCTTTTCTAAATTCATGTCAACTATGACGGGGGAACGATTTTAA
- a CDS encoding OsmC family protein, which produces MSFSGTTPSGHEVKMDAAEEFGGENTGARPTELLLHAVAGCTGIDIISILQKMRLNPSSFLMEVNGTRAEDHPKRFTAVHIHYILEGDLQEEKVIRAIQLSKDKYCSVSQSLNAEISVGYSINGVIGTQKI; this is translated from the coding sequence ATGAGTTTCTCCGGCACAACGCCTTCAGGACATGAAGTGAAAATGGATGCCGCAGAAGAATTCGGCGGAGAAAATACAGGTGCAAGGCCAACAGAGCTGCTTTTACATGCAGTTGCAGGCTGTACTGGAATTGACATCATTTCCATCCTGCAAAAAATGAGGCTGAATCCTTCCTCTTTTCTCATGGAAGTAAACGGTACACGTGCAGAAGATCATCCGAAACGATTCACAGCGGTCCACATTCACTATATATTAGAAGGAGATCTGCAAGAAGAAAAAGTGATAAGGGCGATTCAGCTGTCGAAGGACAAATATTGTTCTGTTTCACAATCGCTGAATGCGGAAATATCGGTTGGGTATTCGATTAATGGTGTAATCGGGACACAGAAAATATAA